CCGCACGAGTTGCGACCCGGCATGCTCCTTGAGTACGAGGCCGTCGAGGGTAACGACGGCGTCCGGGCCGTGCTGGCCCGCCCGGCAAATGGCGTGGAGATAACCTCCCGCCCGATCTCCGGTTCCGACTCGGCCGACGCGGACACCTGCGATGTCGTCGGCCGCTCGGAGTACGAACGCTTCGTGACCGACCTGCTCCTGTCGTCGTCGTCGAACCTGACCACTGGCGAGGTGCTGAAGATCCGGTCCGGTCTGGCCCGCTATGCGCTCGACCGCAAGTGGCTGGACGCCTGACGGCGACTCGCCCGACACACCATCTGGTGTTGCCCTTCGCGCATCCCGCCCATATATGGTGTCACCCGTAGCTGGTTCGACCATCAAGCCGTGGTGGTCGAGGCAAGAGGGAACCCGGTGCGAGTCCGGGACTGCCCCGCAGCGGTGAGTGGGAACGACCGCCGTCAACGAAGCACTGGACCGCATGGTCTGGGAAGCGACGGCCAGTAGGCGACTTTCGTCATGCCCACGAGTCCGAAGACCTGCCAGCACGCCGCACGCGTCGCGTGCGGCGGTCGAAGGCCGCGCGGGACGGCCGACGCCTCAGCCGGTCAGCCGTGGCATGCCGTGACTGACCGGCGGCGTCCCTCCCGCGCGCCCGTCGACCTCGGCGACAGGCGCGAGGAAGGGAAACATGACGGTGACCCAGGAGCAGGCGGGGCCAGAGCACCGCCGGCACGCGATGCGGGTTCGTAAACGCAACGGCGACACCGAGCCGGTCGATGTCAACAAGATCGTCAAGGCGGTGGAGCGCTGGGTCGCCGATCTCGACGAGGTCGACCCACTGCGGGTGGCGACGAAGACGATAAGCGGCCTGTACGACGGAGCCACCACGGCGGAGCTGGACAAGCTGTCGATTCAGACTGCGGCCGAGCTGATCGGCGAGGAGCCGCAGTACTCGAAGTTGGCGGCGCGACTGCTCGCCGCGTTCGTGGACTCCGAGGTCCGCGGGCAGCAGGTGGCGAGCTTCAGCCAGTCGATCCGGTACGCGCACGGCCTGGGCCTGATCGGGGACGCCACCGCGGCGTTCGTGGCCGCCAACTCGCGCAAGCTTGACGACGCCGTCGACCCGGACGGTGACCTGCGATTCGAGTACTTCGGTCTGCGTACCGTCGCGGACCGGTACCTGCTGCGGCATCCGCAGACCCGCCTGGTGGTGGAAACCCCGCAGTACTGGCTGCTGCGGGTCGCCTGCGGGCTGTCGCAGACGCCGGGCGAGGCGATCGGGTTCTACCGGCTGATGTCCAGCCTGGCGTACCTGCCCAGCTCGCCGACGCTGTTCAACTCCGGCACCCGGCACACCCAGATGTCCTCGTGTTTCCTGGTGGACTCGCCCCGCGACGAACTGGACTCGATCTACGAGCGGTACCACCAGGTGGCCAAGCTGTCGAAGTTCTCCGGCGGCATCGGCATCTCCTGGTCGCGGGTGCGTGGCCGCGGCGCGTTGATCAGGGGAACCAACGGCCGGTCGAACGGCATCGTGCCGTTTCTCAAGACGCTCGACGCCGGGGTGGCGGCGGTCAACCAGGGCGGTCGTCGCAAGGGCGCGGCCTGCGTCTATCTCGAACCCTGGCATCCCGACATCGAGGAGTTCCTGGAGCTGCGGGACAACACCGGTGAGGAGTCCCGGCGTACGCACAACCTGAACCTGGCCAACTGGATCCCGGACGAGTTCATGCGGCGGGTCGAGGCCGACGGCGAGTGGTCGCTTATCGACCCGTCCGACGCGCCCGAGCTGCCCGATCTGTACGGCGAGGCGTTCGACGAGGCGTACCGGGCGGCCGAGAAGCAGGCGGTCCGCACGGTCCGGGCCCGTGACCTGTACGGGCGGATGATGCGTACCCTCGCCCAGACCGGCAACGGGTGGATGACCTTCAAGGACGCGGCGAACCGGCTCTCCAACCAGACCGGCGCACCGGGCAACACCGTCCACCTGTCGAACCTCTGCACCGAGATCCTGGAGGTCAACAGCGACACCGAGACGGCGGTCTGCAACCTCGGCTCGGTGAACCTGGGCGCGCACGTCACCGCCGACGGCGTGGACTGGGCGAAGCTGCGCGCGACCGTCCGTACCGCTGTGGTCTTCCTCGACCGGGTGATCGACATCAACTACTACCCGGCCGAGCAGGCGGCGGCGTCGAACCCGCGCTGGCGTCCGGTCGGCCTCGGGCTGATGGGCCTCCAGGACGCCTTCTTCACGCTGCGCCTGCCGTTCGACTCGGCCCCGGCCCGGGAGCTGTCGACCCGGGTACAGGAGGAGATCTTCCTGACCGCCCTGGAGACCTCCGCCGGGCTCGCCGAACGGTTCGGCCCGCATCCGGCGTACCCGCAGACCCGGGCGGCAACGGGTGAGCTTCATCCGGACCTCTGGGGTGCCGAGGTCGGCCAGCCGCAGCGGTGGGCCGCGCTGCGCGAGCGGGTCGCCGCCCACGGTCTGCGGAACTCGCTGCTGGTCGCGATCGCGCCGACCGCCACCATCGCCTCGATCGCCGGCTGCTACGAGTGCATCGAGCCGCAGGTGTCCAACCTGTTCAAGCGGGAGACGATGTCCGGCGAGTTCCTCCAGATCAACACCTACCTGGTCGGTGAGCTGAAGGCGCGCGGGCTCTGGACGGGGTCGATCCGCGAGCAGATCAAGCGCGCCGAAGGATCGGTGCAGGGCATCGCCGAGCTGCCCGAGGACGTACGCGAGCTGTTCCGCACCGCGTGGGAACTACCGCAGCGGGCGCTGATCGACCTGGCCGCCGCCCGCGCACCGTACATCGACCAGTCGCAGTCGCTGAACCTGTTCCTGAGCGCGCCGACCATCGGCAAGCTCTCCTCGATGTACCTCTACGCCTGGAAGTCCGGGCTGAAGACCACCTACTACCTGCGCTCGCGTCCCGCGACCCGCATCCAGCAGGCCACCGTCGCCGTCACCCCGGCCGCCCGGCCGATCGTCGCGGTGGCCGACGACGAGGCGTTGGCCTGCTCCCTGGAAAACCCCGAAAGCTGCGAGGCGTGCCATTAACGCTTCCCCACCGCTACTGCCGGGAGATTTCTGGCTCGGACTGCGCGTTACCACTTACCCAGAGGGAGGTGATCACGTGTCTTACGTCGTCGGCACCAGCACAGTCGCGTTCTACCGTGGCGAGGATCGCCCTCGCGGCGTTCCGGTCGCGGCAGGCGGTGTGTCCGCACCTGTCGCACCGGAAAGTTCGCACACCCAACCCGAGGCGTTCCTTGGCTCTCGTTCCGCACTGCGAGCAGGTCATTGTGGTGTAGGCGGGCGGCACCAACACCACCTTCCGGCCCGCCCGCATGCCACGCTCGATCAGTTCCCGTTTGGCAGCGCCGATCGCGGCGTCCGCAACCTTCCGCGCCATGGTCGTGCGGGTCAGGAACGTTGGCTTAAAGTCCTCTACGGCGATCACGGAGTGGTTGTCCACGATTCTCTTGGCCCATTGGCGGGCGTCGTGGGTGTTCTGCCGGGCTGCCTTCTTGTGCAGTCTGGCGGCCTGCCGCCGGGCCCGCAGGTAGCCCTTCGACGGAGGGCTACCTCGCGGGCGGCGTCGGCGATTCATCGTGCGCTGCGCACGGGCCAACTCGGCGCCGCACCGTTTGCGGTAGCCGAGGTGAGGCAGGTCGTAGGTCGGGTCGGTGGTGGTCGCGGTCGTGGTGACACCCCAGTCCACGCCGATCGCCCTGTCGGCAGTCGGAGCGGTGCACGCTTCGCGTCGGACGACGAACGAGACGTACCAGTGCCCCAACGAGTCTTGGTAGACACGCACACTGGTCGGCTTGGACGGCAGTTCCCGGGACCAGACCACCGGGATCGTGATGCCACCGGCGAGACGCAGACGGTGCCCCCGGATAGCGAATCCCCGCAAGGTGTATTCAATGCTTGGCAGTGTCTTTTTGCGGGCCTTCACGGTCGGACGACCCCGTCCTTTGACCTTGTAGGAGTGCTGAAGGGCGAGCGCGTAGGTGCGCACAGCCTGCTGCTGGGCGACCACGGATCCTTCCCGCAGCCAGGGGGAACGGGCGCGTGCTTCGGTGAGCAGCTTCGACAGTTTGCCGAAGGTGGGGTTACGACCGGTTCTTTGCTGGTGGACGGCTTCGTTCCACAACCACCGGCACCGAGCCCACTCGGCCAGCAGTGCGTCCTGGGTGGTCGCGCCAGGACGCAACCTGTAGGTGTAACGCACTGTCTGATCCATAATGGATATGGTAGCGACGGCGCTTCATTACCGGTGGAATCGACACCCCCCGACTCAAAGAATTCCGCGAGGTGTCCGCCGAACGCGAGGCACCCCACCGTGGAGCGGGAAACGCTATGTCGCACGTCACGGCTATAAAGATCTAGTCTCCGAGCTCACGGCCCAGGCTGCCCACTGACTCTATGCGCCATCAGCAATCTCGTCGCCACGGCTGGCGGCGGGACCTTGGAGGTTGTCACACGCTATGTCGAAAGCCAACGCAACACCTGACCACCGTTACCTCCCCTTGGCTAAAGCCAAGGGCTTCGCGGGCGGATTCTGATGACCACCGTTTCTGAACCCAGCACCGGCCGGCGGCACCTGCTGCTCGACCCCGGCATGGACCTGACCCTGCGGCCGATGCGCTACCCGCAGTTCTTCGACCGGTTCAAGGACGCCATCAAGAACACCTGGACCGTCGAGGAGGTCGACCTGCACTCCGACCTCGCCGACCTGGCCAAGCTGTCACCGGCCGAGCAGCACCTGGTCTCCCGGCTGGTCGCCTTCTTCGCCACCGGCGACACGATCGTCGCCAACAACCTGGTGCTCAACCTCTACCAGCACATCAACTCCCCGGAGGGCCGGCTCTACCTGTCCCGGCAGCTGTTCGAGGAGGCGGTGCACGTCCAGTTCTACCTGAACCTGCTGGACACCTACGTGCCGGACGAGCGGGAACGGTCCGCCGCGTTCGCGGCGGTGGAGCACATTCCCTCGATCGCCCGCAAGGCCGAGTTCTGCTTCAAGTGGATCGACTCCATTTTCGAGCTGCGCGAGTTGACGACGCGGCAGGATCGGCGGGCGTTCCTGCTCAACCTGATCTGCTTCGCCGCCTGCATCGAGGGCCTGTTCTTCTACGGCGCGTTCGCGTACGTCTACTTCCTGCGTTCCCGGGGCGTGCTGCACGGCCTGGCCTCCGGCACCAACTGGGTGTTCCGCGACGAGTCGATGCACATGGCCTTCGCCTTCGACGTGGTCGACACCGTACGCGCCGAGGAGCCCGAGCTCTTCGACGCTGAGCTGGCACGGCAGGTCAAGGAGATGCTGGCCGAGGCGGTGGAGTGCGAGGTCCAGTTCGCCGAGGACCTGCTTGAGCAGGGCGTCTCCGGCATGTCACTGGCCGACATGCGGGAGTACCTCCAGCACGTGGCCGACCGGCGGCTGGCCGTGCTCGGCATCGAGCCGATGTACGGCTCGAAGAATCCGTTCGCCTTCATGGAGTTGCAGGACGTGCAGGAGCTGTCGAACTTCTTCGAGCGCCGCGTCTCGGCGTACCAGGTCGGCGTGACCGGCTCGGTCACCTTCGACGACGACTTCTGATCCCGGCCCAGCCCGACGCGCCGTTTCGGCGGTATGGCGGTCACCGATCCACTCGGACACCGCCGTGCCGCCGAAACGGAGTCCATCGACCGTGCCGGGCTTGACCTTGACGCAGCGTCAACCCCGCATGCTGACGCCATGTCCACCGAACTTCGAAAAAGCGAGCAGGTCCGCGGGCCGGCGATCCAGGTCCAGGACCTCACGAAGTCATACCAGAAGCTGGATGTGCTGCGCGGAGTCGACTTCGCCGTCGCCCGCGGCAGCATCTTCGCCCTGCTCGGCTCCAACGGGGCGGGCAAGACCACGGTCGTGCGAATCCTCGCCACGCTGCTCAAGCCGGACGCGGGGACGATCAGCGTCAACGGCTTCGATGTCGTCCGGCAGGCGGCGAAGGTGCGCGAGTCGATCAGCCTGACCGGCCAGTTCGCCGCCGTCGACGAGATCCTCACCGGGTGGGAGAACCTGGTGCTCGTCGCCCGGTTGCGGCAGGTGGGAAATCCCGGCCAGATCGCCGACGAACTGCTCGCCCGCTTCGCGCTGACCGAGGCGGCCGGCCGGCGGGTGTCGACGTACTCGGGCGGCATGCGCCGTCGGCTCGACATCGCGATGAGCCTGATCGGGAACCCGGCGGTGATCTTCCTCGACGAGCCGACCACCGGGCTCGATCCGCAGGCCCGGCTGGAGGTGTGGCAGGCGGTCCGGGAACTCGCCCGGCAGGGCACGACGGTGCTGCTCACCACGCAGTACCTCGACGAGGCCGAACAGCTCGCCGACCGGATCGCGATCCTGCACTCAGGGCGCATCATCGCCGACGGCACCCTCACCGAACTCAAGCAACTGCTGCCGCCGGCCAAGGTCGAGTACGTCGAGAAGCAGCCGACCCTGGAGGAGATCTTCCTCGCCATCGTTGGCGAGGAGGTCACGGCCGGCACGGTGGCCGCCGCCGGCCCCGACGGTACGAGCAACTGAGGATCCGAGATGACCAAGCACTTCTTCAGCGAAACCGTCACCCTGCTGGGCCGGTCCCTGCGCCACATCAGCCGCAGCCCGGACACCATCATCACGACCGCGATCACGCCGATCGCCATGCTGCTGCTCTTCGTCTACGTCTTCGGTGGCGCCATCCAGGCCGGGTCCGGCAGCTACGTGAACTACCTGCTGCCCGGCATCCTGCTCATCACCGTCGCCTCCGGCATCTCCTACACCGCGTACCGGCTCTTTCTGGACATGAAGGCCGGCATCTTCGAGCGGTTCCAGTCCCTGCCGATCGCCCGCTCGTCGGTGCTCTGGGCGCACGTGTTGACGTCGCTGGTGGCCAATCTGATCTCGCTCGTGGTGGTGGTGCTGGTCGCCCTCGTCATGGGCTTCCGCTCGGGGGCCGGCGTGCTGGGCTGGCTCGCGGTCGCCGGCATCATGATGCTGTTCACCCTCGCGCTGACCTGGCTCGCGGTCATCCCGGGCCTGACCGCGAACTCGGTGGAAGGCGCCAGCGCCTTCTCCTATCCGCTCATTTTCCTGCCGTTCATCAGCTCGGCCTTCGTACCCACGCAGAGCATGCCCGGCCCGGTGCGGGCCTTCGCCGAGCACCAGCCGGTCACCTCCATCGTCAACGCGATTCGCGGCTTGTTCGCCCAGCAGCAGGTCGGTGGCGACATCTGGCTTGCGCTCGCCTGGTGTACCGGGCTCCTCGTCGTCGCCTACGGCGTCGCCATGGCCGTCTACCGCCGCCGGGTCAGCTGAGAACGGGTCCGGGTAGGGCAGGCTGAAGCCATGCTGACGATCGGACGCCTGGCGTCGTACGCCGGGGTGACCATCCGCGCGGTGCGGCACTACCACCAGATCGGCCTGCTCCCGGAGCCGGAGCGCGACGCCTCCGGCTATCGGACGTACGACGCGGCCTCCGTCGTACGTCTGATCCGGATCCGGACCCTGGCCGAGGCCGGTGTCCCGCTGGCCCGGGTACGTGAGCTACTCGACGCCGACGCCGAGACGTTCGCCGCCGCGACCACCGAGATCGATCGGCAGTTGCGTACGCAGATCCGTGCGCTCCAGGAACACCGGCGGCGAATCGCGCGGCTGGGCTGCGGCGACTCCCTGGCCGTGCCGGCGGAGGTGGTCGACTACCTGGACCGCCTGCGGGCGATCGGCGTACCGGCGGTGGTCATCGAGGGCGAGCGGGACGGGTGGATCCTGGTGGCGGCGCGCTGGCCGGAAGCGATCCCGACACTGATGGCGGACAAGGTGGCCCAGCTGGGCAACCCGACGACCGTCCGGCTGTACCAGCTGATCGCTCGGATCGCGGAGAGCGGGGCGGACGACGAGTTGCTGCGCGAGACGGCCGACCTGATCTGCGAACTGAACGAGGCGGCGGCGGCCCACGGCGAACTCGAACAGCAGGACGAGATCATGCCCGACCCGGCGTTCATCGGCCTGATGGACTCGTTCGCCAGCGCCGCCCATCCCGCAGTCGCCCGGATGCGGGAACTGATCGCCGAGCGTGGCTGGACCGGGTGGACCCGGATGGCGAAGCGCGAACCGTGACACCGTGGCCCGGACCCGGCGCGGCCCGTACGATGGCCGGTGGTGTTGGTTCGTCCCATCCGCGCGGGTGGGGCGTCGTAAGAGGGAACCCGGTGCGAAACCGGGACTGCCCCGCAGCGGTGAGTGGGAACGACCGCCGTCAACGAAGCACTGGACCGCGAGGTCTGGGAAGCGACGGCCAGTAGGCGACCTGGTGTCACGCCCACGAGTCCGAAGACCTGCCAGCGCCGCGCACACCGCCGGTGTGCGCCGCCGGCGGTCCCTCGGGAGGGCCAGGGCGGAAGCCGGTACCTGACGGGTACCCGCCTTCCCCTCCCGTACCGCCGGGCACTTCGAGGGAAGGACACCCTGGTGAGTACCGCATTCGGGCAGAGCACCGTGCTCGGCTATCCGCGCATCGGCGCGAACCGTGAGCTGAAGAGGGCCGTCGAGGCGTACTGGGCCGGCACCGTCGACGCGGACGCCCTGGCGCGCACCGCCGCCCGGCTCCGCGCCGAAGTCTGGCGGACGCTGCACGACGCCCGCCTCGACGCGATCCCGTCGAACACGTTCTCCTACTACGACCAGGTGCTCGACACCGCCGTCGCGGTGGGCGCGATCCCCACCCGGTTTGCCCGGCTGGGTTTCTCCGCACTTGACACGTATTTCGCCATGGCCCGTGGCGTCGAT
This DNA window, taken from Micromonospora sp. FIMYZ51, encodes the following:
- a CDS encoding cold shock domain-containing protein, coding for MAVRQGKVIRFNVDKGYGFIAAEGGDEDVFLHASVLRDVHPHELRPGMLLEYEAVEGNDGVRAVLARPANGVEITSRPISGSDSADADTCDVVGRSEYERFVTDLLLSSSSNLTTGEVLKIRSGLARYALDRKWLDA
- a CDS encoding ribonucleoside-diphosphate reductase subunit alpha → MTVTQEQAGPEHRRHAMRVRKRNGDTEPVDVNKIVKAVERWVADLDEVDPLRVATKTISGLYDGATTAELDKLSIQTAAELIGEEPQYSKLAARLLAAFVDSEVRGQQVASFSQSIRYAHGLGLIGDATAAFVAANSRKLDDAVDPDGDLRFEYFGLRTVADRYLLRHPQTRLVVETPQYWLLRVACGLSQTPGEAIGFYRLMSSLAYLPSSPTLFNSGTRHTQMSSCFLVDSPRDELDSIYERYHQVAKLSKFSGGIGISWSRVRGRGALIRGTNGRSNGIVPFLKTLDAGVAAVNQGGRRKGAACVYLEPWHPDIEEFLELRDNTGEESRRTHNLNLANWIPDEFMRRVEADGEWSLIDPSDAPELPDLYGEAFDEAYRAAEKQAVRTVRARDLYGRMMRTLAQTGNGWMTFKDAANRLSNQTGAPGNTVHLSNLCTEILEVNSDTETAVCNLGSVNLGAHVTADGVDWAKLRATVRTAVVFLDRVIDINYYPAEQAAASNPRWRPVGLGLMGLQDAFFTLRLPFDSAPARELSTRVQEEIFLTALETSAGLAERFGPHPAYPQTRAATGELHPDLWGAEVGQPQRWAALRERVAAHGLRNSLLVAIAPTATIASIAGCYECIEPQVSNLFKRETMSGEFLQINTYLVGELKARGLWTGSIREQIKRAEGSVQGIAELPEDVRELFRTAWELPQRALIDLAAARAPYIDQSQSLNLFLSAPTIGKLSSMYLYAWKSGLKTTYYLRSRPATRIQQATVAVTPAARPIVAVADDEALACSLENPESCEACH
- a CDS encoding transposase, with protein sequence MDQTVRYTYRLRPGATTQDALLAEWARCRWLWNEAVHQQRTGRNPTFGKLSKLLTEARARSPWLREGSVVAQQQAVRTYALALQHSYKVKGRGRPTVKARKKTLPSIEYTLRGFAIRGHRLRLAGGITIPVVWSRELPSKPTSVRVYQDSLGHWYVSFVVRREACTAPTADRAIGVDWGVTTTATTTDPTYDLPHLGYRKRCGAELARAQRTMNRRRRPRGSPPSKGYLRARRQAARLHKKAARQNTHDARQWAKRIVDNHSVIAVEDFKPTFLTRTTMARKVADAAIGAAKRELIERGMRAGRKVVLVPPAYTTMTCSQCGTRAKERLGLGVRTFRCDRCGHTACRDRNAARAILATVERDCAGADDVRHVITSLWVSGNAQSEPEISRQ
- a CDS encoding ribonucleotide-diphosphate reductase subunit beta; translation: MTTVSEPSTGRRHLLLDPGMDLTLRPMRYPQFFDRFKDAIKNTWTVEEVDLHSDLADLAKLSPAEQHLVSRLVAFFATGDTIVANNLVLNLYQHINSPEGRLYLSRQLFEEAVHVQFYLNLLDTYVPDERERSAAFAAVEHIPSIARKAEFCFKWIDSIFELRELTTRQDRRAFLLNLICFAACIEGLFFYGAFAYVYFLRSRGVLHGLASGTNWVFRDESMHMAFAFDVVDTVRAEEPELFDAELARQVKEMLAEAVECEVQFAEDLLEQGVSGMSLADMREYLQHVADRRLAVLGIEPMYGSKNPFAFMELQDVQELSNFFERRVSAYQVGVTGSVTFDDDF
- a CDS encoding ATP-binding cassette domain-containing protein, which encodes MSTELRKSEQVRGPAIQVQDLTKSYQKLDVLRGVDFAVARGSIFALLGSNGAGKTTVVRILATLLKPDAGTISVNGFDVVRQAAKVRESISLTGQFAAVDEILTGWENLVLVARLRQVGNPGQIADELLARFALTEAAGRRVSTYSGGMRRRLDIAMSLIGNPAVIFLDEPTTGLDPQARLEVWQAVRELARQGTTVLLTTQYLDEAEQLADRIAILHSGRIIADGTLTELKQLLPPAKVEYVEKQPTLEEIFLAIVGEEVTAGTVAAAGPDGTSN
- a CDS encoding ABC transporter permease, translating into MTKHFFSETVTLLGRSLRHISRSPDTIITTAITPIAMLLLFVYVFGGAIQAGSGSYVNYLLPGILLITVASGISYTAYRLFLDMKAGIFERFQSLPIARSSVLWAHVLTSLVANLISLVVVVLVALVMGFRSGAGVLGWLAVAGIMMLFTLALTWLAVIPGLTANSVEGASAFSYPLIFLPFISSAFVPTQSMPGPVRAFAEHQPVTSIVNAIRGLFAQQQVGGDIWLALAWCTGLLVVAYGVAMAVYRRRVS
- a CDS encoding MerR family transcriptional regulator; its protein translation is MLTIGRLASYAGVTIRAVRHYHQIGLLPEPERDASGYRTYDAASVVRLIRIRTLAEAGVPLARVRELLDADAETFAAATTEIDRQLRTQIRALQEHRRRIARLGCGDSLAVPAEVVDYLDRLRAIGVPAVVIEGERDGWILVAARWPEAIPTLMADKVAQLGNPTTVRLYQLIARIAESGADDELLRETADLICELNEAAAAHGELEQQDEIMPDPAFIGLMDSFASAAHPAVARMRELIAERGWTGWTRMAKREP